A single region of the Bacillus cereus genome encodes:
- a CDS encoding CoA-acylating methylmalonate-semialdehyde dehydrogenase, whose product MAVTKNVQTLKNYIGGQWIESTSKQVEDVPNPATGEIIARVPLSTKEDLDRAVATAKEAFKTWRRVAVPRRARILFRYQQLLIENWEELAKLVTLENGKSYKEAYGEVQRGIECVEFAAGAPTLMMGEQLPDIATGVESGMYRYPIGVIAGITPFNFPMMVPCWMFPLAIACGNTFVLKPSERTPLLANRIAELFKEAGLPGGVLNIVHGAHDVVNGILDNEDVKAVSFVGSQPVAEYIYKTAAANGKRVQALAGAKNHSIVLKDADLSFAAKEITNAAFGSAGERCMAVAVVVVEEDVADELVNRLLQEANAITIGNGLEEGVFLGPVIRDGHKERTLGYIQSGIEQGATLIRDGREDDAVNGNGYFVGPTIFDNVTQEMKIWQDEIFAPVLSIVRVKDLMEAIHVANASPFANGACLYTDSAKAIRAFREEIDAGMLGVNLGVPAPMAFFPFSGYKKSFYGDLHANGKDGVEFYTRKKMLTARY is encoded by the coding sequence ATGGCAGTAACGAAAAATGTACAAACGTTGAAAAATTATATTGGCGGACAATGGATAGAATCCACAAGTAAACAAGTTGAAGATGTACCAAATCCAGCAACAGGCGAGATTATTGCTCGTGTGCCACTTTCGACTAAAGAAGATTTAGATAGAGCTGTAGCAACTGCGAAAGAAGCATTCAAAACTTGGAGAAGGGTCGCTGTACCTCGGCGTGCTCGGATTCTATTTCGTTATCAACAGTTACTGATTGAAAACTGGGAAGAGTTAGCGAAACTCGTTACCCTGGAAAATGGAAAAAGTTATAAAGAAGCTTACGGTGAAGTACAGCGAGGGATTGAATGTGTTGAATTTGCCGCAGGTGCACCTACTTTAATGATGGGAGAGCAACTTCCTGATATTGCGACTGGTGTTGAATCGGGGATGTATCGTTACCCGATCGGAGTAATTGCAGGAATAACGCCATTTAACTTTCCGATGATGGTGCCATGCTGGATGTTTCCACTCGCGATTGCATGCGGAAATACGTTTGTATTAAAACCATCTGAAAGAACACCATTGCTGGCTAATCGCATAGCTGAACTGTTTAAAGAAGCAGGTCTTCCAGGTGGCGTGCTAAATATTGTGCATGGTGCACATGACGTCGTAAATGGCATTCTTGACAATGAGGATGTGAAGGCTGTATCTTTCGTTGGTTCTCAACCTGTGGCTGAGTACATATATAAAACAGCAGCAGCTAACGGTAAACGTGTACAAGCTCTTGCAGGTGCAAAAAATCATTCGATCGTATTAAAAGATGCGGACCTTAGTTTTGCAGCGAAAGAAATTACAAACGCTGCCTTCGGTTCAGCTGGTGAAAGATGCATGGCCGTGGCTGTTGTTGTTGTGGAAGAAGACGTTGCAGATGAGCTCGTTAATAGACTGCTTCAAGAGGCGAATGCTATTACGATTGGAAATGGTCTGGAAGAAGGTGTGTTCCTTGGTCCCGTTATTCGTGACGGACATAAAGAGCGTACACTCGGATACATTCAATCTGGTATAGAGCAGGGAGCGACACTTATTCGTGACGGACGTGAAGATGATGCAGTAAACGGTAACGGTTATTTTGTTGGCCCAACAATTTTTGACAATGTGACACAGGAAATGAAAATCTGGCAAGATGAAATCTTCGCACCGGTTCTTTCTATTGTACGTGTAAAAGACTTGATGGAAGCGATTCATGTTGCTAATGCATCACCGTTCGCAAATGGTGCATGCCTGTACACCGATAGCGCGAAAGCTATTCGTGCATTCCGTGAAGAAATTGATGCAGGTATGCTTGGGGTCAATCTTGGGGTTCCTGCTCCAATGGCATTCTTCCCATTCTCAGGTTATAAGAAATCCTTCTATGGTGATCTCCATGCAAATGGAAAAGATGGCGTAGAATTCTATACTCGCAAGAAAATGCTTACGGCTCGTTATTGA
- a CDS encoding MATE family efflux transporter, whose protein sequence is MKIVDNRPSSKIEQPEIMNNPVDDSVLGNKSIPLLYLRFALAGIMANVILGVVSVVDGYFVSGFQELEIEGIGIGFTVMVITRMIGVLLGVGAGAVISLRLGKGKIEEARGIMGQTLWFTLFLSTLIAVLGLVFENEIMILFGASDEALPYAVQYSRLLWISLPLTILAVVLSILTNIDEKPGLSMNSWLVAAVVAGITEWIMVTKYDMGMMGSSWANTISQSIPVLLIFYFWFGKTKLKPKMKDMMINLKTIGEVAWTGFASFSSQFMMFFAIIIFNNLLQSYGGGLHVAAFTIQNGYITNLLALAALGGMTGLQPIISYNYGAGNLDRVKQAIKMGLIFTVSFFVIVTAILIIFADPVVSFFSGGNPELQKLGIWTTVVFNSLFMLNAVSLLISGYFESQERNWIATFINVSKMLLFLFPFLFIFPKFWGVEGVWYAGPAAEIPGVLIAIYFMRKEFKCLKVTNVKTVDL, encoded by the coding sequence ATGAAAATAGTGGATAACCGTCCGTCATCGAAAATAGAGCAACCAGAAATAATGAATAACCCGGTGGATGATTCAGTGCTAGGAAACAAAAGTATTCCGTTACTATATTTACGGTTTGCTTTGGCAGGAATTATGGCTAACGTAATTCTAGGAGTTGTATCGGTTGTCGATGGCTATTTCGTCAGTGGCTTTCAGGAGCTGGAAATCGAAGGGATTGGAATTGGATTTACGGTCATGGTTATTACCCGTATGATTGGTGTTCTTTTAGGTGTGGGAGCCGGAGCGGTCATTTCACTTCGACTTGGAAAAGGGAAGATAGAAGAAGCTAGAGGTATTATGGGTCAAACTTTATGGTTTACTCTTTTTCTTTCCACTTTGATAGCTGTACTTGGATTGGTCTTTGAAAATGAAATTATGATTTTATTCGGAGCAAGTGATGAAGCGCTCCCGTATGCGGTGCAATATAGCCGACTGCTATGGATTTCATTACCATTAACGATATTGGCCGTTGTATTAAGTATTTTAACTAATATCGATGAAAAACCTGGATTATCAATGAACAGTTGGTTAGTCGCAGCAGTTGTTGCTGGGATTACAGAATGGATTATGGTAACGAAGTATGACATGGGGATGATGGGTTCTTCATGGGCCAATACGATTTCGCAATCGATCCCTGTTCTCCTAATCTTTTATTTCTGGTTTGGTAAAACAAAACTTAAGCCGAAAATGAAAGATATGATGATTAATCTCAAGACCATTGGTGAAGTAGCTTGGACGGGCTTTGCATCTTTCTCGAGTCAGTTTATGATGTTTTTTGCCATTATTATCTTCAACAACTTACTACAAAGCTACGGTGGTGGGCTGCACGTTGCCGCTTTCACGATTCAAAATGGTTACATTACAAATCTCCTCGCCTTAGCAGCGCTCGGTGGGATGACAGGACTTCAACCGATTATTAGTTATAATTACGGTGCGGGAAACCTTGATCGTGTTAAGCAAGCAATTAAAATGGGGCTCATTTTTACAGTTTCCTTCTTTGTGATTGTGACAGCCATACTAATCATTTTTGCAGATCCAGTTGTGTCATTTTTCTCCGGTGGTAATCCTGAATTGCAGAAACTGGGCATTTGGACGACGGTTGTATTCAATTCTTTGTTTATGCTTAATGCAGTCAGTTTACTTATCTCCGGTTATTTCGAATCACAAGAGAGGAATTGGATTGCAACGTTTATTAATGTTAGCAAAATGCTATTGTTCTTGTTCCCATTTCTATTTATTTTCCCGAAATTCTGGGGTGTGGAAGGTGTATGGTACGCAGGTCCTGCTGCAGAAATTCCAGGTGTTCTCATTGCCATATACTTTATGAGAAAAGAATTCAAATGTTTAAAAGTTACAAATGTTAAGACGGTAGATTTATAG
- a CDS encoding aspartate aminotransferase family protein codes for MELVIVQATEQTQSLKKADEKYLWHAMKGAAPNPTNLIITKAEGAWVTDIDGNRYLDGMSGLWCVNVGYGRKELARAAFEQLEEMPYFPLTQSHVPAIKLAEKLNGWLDDEYVIFFSNSGSEANETAFKIARQYHQQKGDHARYKFISRYRAYHGNSMGALAATGQAQRKYKYEPLGQGFLHVAPPDTYRNPDDVRTLASADEIDRVMTWELSQTVAGVIMEPIITGGGILMPPDGYMEKVKGICEKHGALLICDEVICGFGRTGKPFGFMNYGIKPDIITMAKGITSAYLPLSATAVRREIYEAYVGSEDYDRFRHVNTFGGNPAACALALKNLEIMENEKLIERSKELGERLLYELEDVKEHPNVGDVRGKGLLLGIELVEDKQTKEPAAIEKVNKVINACKEKGLIIGKNGDTVAGYNNILQLAPPLSITEEDFTFIVKTMKECLYQL; via the coding sequence ATGGAGTTGGTGATTGTGCAAGCGACAGAGCAAACACAAAGTTTGAAAAAAGCAGATGAAAAGTACCTTTGGCATGCAATGAAAGGAGCAGCCCCTAATCCAACGAATTTAATTATCACAAAAGCAGAAGGGGCATGGGTGACGGATATTGATGGAAACCGTTATTTAGACGGTATGTCGGGTCTTTGGTGCGTGAATGTTGGGTATGGTCGAAAAGAGCTTGCAAGAGCGGCTTTTGAACAGCTTGAAGAAATGCCATATTTCCCTTTGACACAAAGCCATGTTCCTGCTATTAAATTAGCAGAGAAATTGAATGGATGGCTTGATGATGAATATGTTATTTTCTTTTCTAACAGTGGATCGGAAGCAAATGAAACGGCGTTTAAAATTGCTCGTCAATACCATCAACAAAAAGGTGATCATGCACGTTATAAGTTTATTTCACGCTATCGTGCTTACCACGGTAACTCAATGGGGGCTCTTGCAGCAACAGGTCAAGCGCAGCGAAAGTATAAATATGAACCACTCGGGCAAGGGTTCTTGCATGTAGCACCACCTGATACGTATCGTAATCCAGATGATGTTCGTACACTGGCAAGTGCTGATGAAATTGATCGTGTTATGACATGGGAGTTAAGTCAAACAGTAGCCGGCGTGATTATGGAGCCGATTATTACTGGGGGCGGCATTTTGATGCCTCCTGATGGATATATGGAAAAAGTAAAAGGAATTTGCGAGAAGCACGGCGCGTTGCTCATTTGTGATGAAGTTATATGTGGATTTGGCCGGACTGGGAAGCCATTTGGATTTATGAATTATGGCATTAAACCAGATATCATTACAATGGCAAAAGGTATTACAAGTGCGTATCTTCCTTTGTCGGCAACAGCAGTCAGACGAGAGATTTATGAGGCATACGTAGGCAGTGAAGATTATGATCGCTTCCGCCATGTGAATACGTTCGGAGGAAATCCAGCTGCTTGCGCCTTGGCTTTGAAGAATTTAGAAATTATGGAGAATGAGAAACTCATTGAACGTTCCAAAGAATTGGGTGAACGACTGTTATATGAATTAGAAGATGTAAAAGAGCATCCAAACGTAGGAGATGTTCGCGGAAAAGGCCTTCTTTTAGGTATTGAACTAGTGGAAGATAAGCAAACGAAAGAACCGGCTGCTATTGAAAAGGTAAACAAAGTCATCAATGCTTGTAAAGAAAAAGGTCTAATTATTGGTAAAAATGGCGACACTGTTGCAGGTTACAATAATATTTTGCAGCTTGCGCCTCCATTAAGCATTACAGAAGAAGACTTTACTTTTATCGTTAAAACAATGAAAGAATGTTTATATCAACTTTAA
- a CDS encoding cupin domain-containing protein, translating to MFFAKKLTAEEAGQLGVHTWEPWVGEPNKGTWHVEEQEVFYVTDGEVFITVDEKKYHITKDWVVSLAKDLVCEWDCPVFLKKNYKMNHEIDLK from the coding sequence ATGTTTTTTGCAAAAAAACTTACGGCAGAAGAAGCAGGGCAACTAGGTGTTCACACATGGGAACCATGGGTAGGCGAACCGAATAAAGGAACGTGGCATGTAGAAGAGCAGGAAGTTTTCTATGTGACAGACGGTGAAGTGTTTATTACTGTTGATGAAAAAAAGTATCATATTACAAAAGACTGGGTCGTTTCTTTGGCTAAGGATCTTGTTTGTGAATGGGATTGTCCAGTGTTTTTGAAAAAGAATTATAAGATGAACCATGAGATTGATCTGAAATAA